A single region of the Drosophila miranda strain MSH22 chromosome 2, D.miranda_PacBio2.1, whole genome shotgun sequence genome encodes:
- the LOC117187102 gene encoding uncharacterized protein LOC117187102: MWLRRFNYAPRSVVAEVRLRSKKCGCGGSITLQEVWLRRFNNAPRSVVAEVQLRSKKCGCGGSITLQEVWLRRFNNAPRSVVAEVKAQFERNLRRIEMLDAAAESGGPIVALA, translated from the exons AtgtggttgcggaggttcaatTACGCTCCAAGAAGtgtggttgcggaggttcGATTACGCTCCAAGAAGtgtggttgcggaggttcaatTACGCTCCAAGAAGTGTGGTTGCGAAGGTTCAATAACGCTCCAAGAAGTGTGGTTGCGGAG gttcaatTACGCTCCAAGAAGtgtggttgcggaggttcGATTACGCTCCAAGAAGTGTGGTTGCGAAGGTTCAATAACGCTCCAAGAAGTGTGGTTGCGGAGGTTAAGGCacaattcgagaggaatttgaGGAGGATAGAGATGTTGGATGCAGCCGCCGAGTCTGGCGGGCCGATTGTGGCTCTGGCGTAG